A stretch of DNA from Blastocatellia bacterium:
GGGGAGTTAGCTAAGATAGGGGCTCACATCGCGGGCCATGCTCCTGAACAAGAGAATCGTCCATGTGCTCACGAACATCACGAAGGGTGAAAAAACCGGGAGCGCACGCGTCCGGCGTGCGTGTCTGGCGGGCGAGATGCCTGCGCTTGCCGGAGTATTTTGGGGAGTGAGGTCTTATGGAAACGAAACTCGTTGAGTATCGCGTGATTGACGGGATCGCCATCATGGAGTTGAGCGATCCCCCGGCCAACACATACACGTATGAAATGATGCGCCAGTTCGACGATGCGATTCTGGAGGCGCGGTTTGACGACAATGTGCATGTCATCATCGTCACTGGTGGGGGTGACAAGTTCTTCTGCGCGGGAGCCAACATTCGCATGCTGGCGGACGTGACGCCGCAGTACAAATATTATTTCTGCCTCCATGCCAACGAGACCCTGAACCGGCTGGAGCAAACACCGAAGCTGGTGATCGCGGCGCTCAACGGGCACACCGTCGGCGGAGGATTGGAGATTGCTCTGGCCTGTGATCTGCGCATCGCTCGCAAAGACAGCGGGAAGATCGGCCTGCCCGAAGTGACGTTGGGCGTGTTGCCGGGGACAGGGGGGACCCAGCGCCTCTCGCGCGTCATCGGCAAATCGCGAGCCATCGAGCTGATGGTCACCGGACGGCTTCTCACCTACGAAGAGGCGCTTCAGATCGGTCTCATCAACGACATCTTTCCCAGCGATAACTTCCTGGAGCGGGTGATTGATTATGCGCGACAGTTCGTCCCGCCGGCCAAGGCGAGTAAGGCCGTCGGCCATATCAAACGCGCCGTGCAGTCGGGCTGGGAGATGTCGTTGCATGATGGCCTGGCTCTGGAGCGGGAGTTGCAACAGCTCCTCTTTCAGAGCGAAGACGCCCGCGAAGGGCTCACCGCTTACGTCGAGAAGCGCAAGCCGACCTTCAAAGGGCGCTGAAGCGAAAAAGGAGCGCAGACTTTCGAGTCTGCGAAAGAAGCGCAGGCTGGAAAGCCTGCGCCACTTGACCTTCAGGTGATTGAGGCGTCTTCCTCAAACAGGCTGTTGACGTAGGCCTCGGGGGAGAACTCGATCAAATCGTCAATTCCTTCGCCGATACCTACCCAGCGGATGGGGATCTTCAGCTCTTTGGCGATGGCGACGATAATGCCGCCTTTGGCCGTGCCGTCGAGTTTGGTCAGGATGAGTCCGGTCACATTGACGGCGCGGGTGAACTGGCGTGCTTGTTCGAGTCCGTTCTGGCCGGTGATGGCATCGAGCACGAGCAGCACCTCGTGAGGGGCACCCGGGACTTCCCGAGCGGCCACGCGACACATCTTTTGCAGTTCGGCCATGAGATTGACCTTGGTATGTAATCGTCCGGCAGTGTCCACGATCACGATGTCCATCGCGCGCGCCTTGGCGGATTTGAGCGAGTCGAAGAGAACGGCAGCGGGATCGGTTCCCGGCTGTTGCTCGATCAACGGAACGCCGGCCCGTTCCGCCCAGATCGCCAGTTGATCGCTTGCGGCGGCGCGAAAGGTGTCCGCGCCGCAGAGGAGCACCTTCTGTCCCTGACTCTTGAAGCGGTATGCCAGTTTGCCGATGGTCGTTGTCTTCCCCGTCCCGTTGACGCCGACAATCAGGATGACGCGGGGACGTGATTCCGGCCCGGCGCCGGCCAGCGGTCCCGAGGAGGGGGTGGGAGTCCAGGCCTGGGTGAGAATGGCGAGCAGTTCGCGTTTAATGAGCTGTTTCAGTTCGCTCAGGTCGGTGAGGGCCTTTCTCTCCCACTCGGAACGGACCCGGTCCAGCAGTTCCATCGTCGTGCGCGGCCCGATGTCGGCGCCAAGCAGAATCTCCTCCAGGTATTCGAGCGAAGCGGGATCAATCTCTCCCCGGCTGCCGACGAGGTCCTGAAGCCGTTCGCTCAAGGACTGGCGCGTGCGGGCCACAGCTTGCCGGAATCTCTGCAAAAGACCCTGCGAGCGATCTCGACTCGCTGCCTCGTTCTGCGGGGCAGGCGGAGTGCTGTCGCTGAGCCCCGCCGGGGCCGACGGGTCATCTTTTTTTTGCTTCCAGAAGGCCATGTCCTCTCCTCGGTACCGGTTTCTTTTCACATGACGTGCAAAAGTAGCACTGGAGGACGCGGACGGTCAAATTGATTCGGCTTTCCGGTTCTGCTAAGATGCCGGTCTCGTATGAGGTCCGTTGGAGGAAGGCTTCTCATCATCGCTGCGGTCACGGCAGTCGCTGCTCTGGCCTGGGCCATGCACCAGCGTGAAAGGGAGAAAACCACCATGTCGGAGGTTGTCGGAAAGGTCACCGCCCCAGAGTTTCCCGAAGGGCTCCAGTGGCTCAACACGGCCCGCCCCCTCTCCTTGCGCGAACTTCGGGGGAAAGTCGTGGTGCTCGATTTCTGGACCTACTGTTGCATCAATTGCATGCACGTCATCCCTGAGCTGAAAAAGCTGGAGAAACGGTTCGAGAGAGAGCTTGTCGTCATTGGAGTCCACTCGGCCAAGTTCACCACCGAGAAAGACACCGAGAATATCCGGCAGGCCATTTTGCGTTACGAGATCGAGCACCCGGTGGTCAATGACAGTAATTTCCTCGTGTGGCGATTGTACGGAGCGCGCGCCTGGCCGACGATTGTGCTCATTGATCCTCAGGGGAAGATCGTCGGTCAGGTTTCGGGCGAGATCACGGCAGAAGCGTTTGGCGAGATCATCGCTCAGGTCATCCGCACATTTGACGCGCGAGGTCAGATTTCCCGCGAGCCGCTACGATTCCGGTTAGAGCGCGAGAAAGTTCCCGCCTCGGTTCTTTCCTTTCCGGGAAAGGTGCTGGCCGACGAGCCATCGCGCCGATTGTTCATCGCCGATTCGAATCACAATCGCATCGTGATCGTTTCTCTGGACGACCATTCGGTCCTCGATGTCATCGGTAGCGGCGAGGCCGGGCTCAAAGATGGATCCTTTGATGACGCCATGCTGAATCATCCTCAGGGGATGGCCCTCGATGGCGATATGCTGTACATTGCCGACACGGAGAATCATGCTCTCCGTCAGGCGGATCTGAAGAGGCGGACGCTCACGACTCTCGCGGGGACGGGGCAGCAGGCGCGTCGGTTTCTGACCGAAGGGGTGGGAACACAGATCGAGCTGAATTCTCCCTGGGATGTGGTCGTGCATGACGGTCGGTTGTACATTGCCATGGCGGGACCGCATCAGCTCTGGGCGATGGATTTGACGACACGTCGGCTGTGGGTTCATGCCGGGAGTGGTTACGAAGGACGCATTGACGGTCCGTTGCTGGAAGCGGCCCTGGCGCAGCCCAGCGGCATCACGACCGATGGAAAGCGCCTCTATTTTGCCGATAGCGAAGCGAGCGCCATTCGCGCCGCCGATTTCGATCCCGGCGGGCGCGTTGAAACGATCGTTGGCGAGGACCTCTTTGAGTTCGGTGACCGGGACGGAACGGGGTCGCGGGTTCGACTCCAGCATCCTCTGGGAGTCGTCTATCATGATGGCGTTCTCTACGTCGCCGACACCTACAACAACAAGATCAAAAAGATATTCCCGATGACGCGGACCGCGGTCACCTATCTCGGCACGGGCGACGGCGGATGGCGCGATGGGGAGAAACCGCTCTTTGATGAACCCGGCGGGTTGAGCATTGCCGGTGGCAAACTCTATATCGCCGATACCAACAATCACGTCATTCGCGTGGCCGATTTGAAGACGGGGATCGTGAGCACGATGGAATTGAAGGGACTGGAGAAGCTTCGCCCGAAGGCGAATCGCCTGGCCAGCCTCCGCGACGTCCTGCGGTTGCCCGAAGAACGGCTTGCGCCGGGACGGGGTGCTCTCGTGCTCTCGCTTCAGCTTCCTCGTGATCACAAACTCGCCGAAGGCGCTCCCTCTCAGGTCGTTCTCACGTCTGATCCGGCGGAGGCGATTCTCTTTGCCGAGGGTCAGTCATCTCTGACGATCACTCGGCCGCAGTTCCCTCTGACGGTTCCCCTCACCATCCGGGGGCAACCGGCGCGGCTGACCGTTGATCTGACGGTTTATTACTGTCGGCCAGGCCGGGAGGGTTTGTGCTTTTTCAAAGAAGCGCGACTGGAAGTTCCCGTCTCGGTTGCGGCGGACGGTTCGACTGCCGGCGCCTCGCGCCTTGCGCTCTCCTACACGGTGAAATAGGGAGAGGGAGCTTGCGCAGCGGCGGATCTCTCTCCCGCCCGGCGCCCTACAAGCGCCCGGTGACGAAATCCACAATATAGTCGGCCACGCTTTTGCCCTCGGTCCCTTTCTCCCGGCTCGTGATCAGATCACCATGGGCGAAGTTGGGGAATTTATCGGCTTTCACCTTGAGCTGATTGGACGGGATGCTCGTGCTGGCGCGATACGCGTTAAGAAGGAGCGTGAAGATGGCTTCGCCCGAGAAGATGGCCGCCCGTTGAACGAGTCCCTGACCGGCGCGAAGAGCGAGAACCGGGATGTTGACCCGCTTGTTCTCGGTCAAGGCGAGGACGCGCCCACCGTTAGCCATCATGGCGGCGCGCACGGCAGGGGAGAAGCGGCTGGCATCGAGACTCACAGCGATCCCCAACGATTCGAGGATGAGCCGTTGCGAGGTGAACCAGTCGAGGAAATTCGGTAGCCGCGTGGCGAGATCAGTGTGACCGGAGCCGTAGAGGAAGGTTCGGGCGAACAACCCGAAGTCGGTGGGTTCGGTTCCCCGGAGGCCGATGGCGCTTAAGTCCCTCAGCGAAGCCCAGCGATGGGGTGTCGCGCCGGGATTTCGGGGAGCGAAAATGCCGTTGGGATTGGCCGCCCGGGGATCATCGAATTTCAAGGCCACGTCGCCGGCGGTGCGGCCCGGCGGAACGGCGAGAAATCCGAGCGACCACCGCGCGAAGATCGTTTGCTGAAACTCATCATCCAGAGCCATCCCGAGCGCCGCTTCATTGGTGGCCGGAACGGGAACATAGGGAGGACCGATGGTCGTCGTTCCATCTTTGTCCCACAGGATGAGTTGTGCCGCCAGTTCGATCAATTGAAACGTGTAGGGCTCGAACGGGACTTTTCGTGGTGGCGCTCCGAACATGAGTGGAGGTTCTTCCAGAGCGGCGACGATGAACGGTTCGTGTCCGGCCTGTTCGGTCGCCGAGAGGTCGAATCGGCGCGTCGGCTGGCGCAGATTGAGCAGCCCGGCTACGGCTTGTTCCTTCAGCACGAAGACGGCATCGTTGGGAACGACGCCCCCGTTGAGATAGAGGTCATCGGAAATCGGATCAATCCGCACGGCGGCGCTCGGCGGAGCGGGGGCCAGAGTGAAATCGAGCAGGATGAGCCCGTTGATGAGCGTGTAGCCGGCCACGCCATCGAAATTGTAGGCGGCGAATTGCTGCGCCATGGCAGCGCCCAGGAAATCACCGCCCAGAAAAACCGTCCCTGCGGCGCCGACGCGCGACCGCGCCAGATCAACGATTGCCTTCACGTCACGCAGATGGACATCCAGCCCCCATTCGGCGAGAAATCGGCTGACGGCGAAGGGATTGCTGGCGATGTATCCTCCGCGCCCGGCGGGATGGTCAGTGTAGGCGGCCAGGGCGGCCAGGGTCGCCTCACGGGTGGCTGCCATTTCTGCCGTGATCATGGCCGTGGCGTCTTCGAGCAAATTCGTGCGCCGATCAACAGCCCAGAATTCGATCTCTCCCCCCGACGACGTCACCACGTCAGAGGCGAGTATGGCAAAGCTATTGGCTCCTGCCGCAACGCCCGGAAGCATGACGACGATCGAG
This window harbors:
- a CDS encoding enoyl-CoA hydratase/isomerase family protein, giving the protein METKLVEYRVIDGIAIMELSDPPANTYTYEMMRQFDDAILEARFDDNVHVIIVTGGGDKFFCAGANIRMLADVTPQYKYYFCLHANETLNRLEQTPKLVIAALNGHTVGGGLEIALACDLRIARKDSGKIGLPEVTLGVLPGTGGTQRLSRVIGKSRAIELMVTGRLLTYEEALQIGLINDIFPSDNFLERVIDYARQFVPPAKASKAVGHIKRAVQSGWEMSLHDGLALERELQQLLFQSEDAREGLTAYVEKRKPTFKGR
- the ftsY gene encoding signal recognition particle-docking protein FtsY codes for the protein MAFWKQKKDDPSAPAGLSDSTPPAPQNEAASRDRSQGLLQRFRQAVARTRQSLSERLQDLVGSRGEIDPASLEYLEEILLGADIGPRTTMELLDRVRSEWERKALTDLSELKQLIKRELLAILTQAWTPTPSSGPLAGAGPESRPRVILIVGVNGTGKTTTIGKLAYRFKSQGQKVLLCGADTFRAAASDQLAIWAERAGVPLIEQQPGTDPAAVLFDSLKSAKARAMDIVIVDTAGRLHTKVNLMAELQKMCRVAAREVPGAPHEVLLVLDAITGQNGLEQARQFTRAVNVTGLILTKLDGTAKGGIIVAIAKELKIPIRWVGIGEGIDDLIEFSPEAYVNSLFEEDASIT
- a CDS encoding thioredoxin-like domain-containing protein, which translates into the protein MRSVGGRLLIIAAVTAVAALAWAMHQREREKTTMSEVVGKVTAPEFPEGLQWLNTARPLSLRELRGKVVVLDFWTYCCINCMHVIPELKKLEKRFERELVVIGVHSAKFTTEKDTENIRQAILRYEIEHPVVNDSNFLVWRLYGARAWPTIVLIDPQGKIVGQVSGEITAEAFGEIIAQVIRTFDARGQISREPLRFRLEREKVPASVLSFPGKVLADEPSRRLFIADSNHNRIVIVSLDDHSVLDVIGSGEAGLKDGSFDDAMLNHPQGMALDGDMLYIADTENHALRQADLKRRTLTTLAGTGQQARRFLTEGVGTQIELNSPWDVVVHDGRLYIAMAGPHQLWAMDLTTRRLWVHAGSGYEGRIDGPLLEAALAQPSGITTDGKRLYFADSEASAIRAADFDPGGRVETIVGEDLFEFGDRDGTGSRVRLQHPLGVVYHDGVLYVADTYNNKIKKIFPMTRTAVTYLGTGDGGWRDGEKPLFDEPGGLSIAGGKLYIADTNNHVIRVADLKTGIVSTMELKGLEKLRPKANRLASLRDVLRLPEERLAPGRGALVLSLQLPRDHKLAEGAPSQVVLTSDPAEAILFAEGQSSLTITRPQFPLTVPLTIRGQPARLTVDLTVYYCRPGREGLCFFKEARLEVPVSVAADGSTAGASRLALSYTVK